CCTCCCTGAGGGAGCCTCTTGCCAAGTCCTTCTGGGTTAGATTTTCTCGTGAGTGACCGGCGGTTGACGGAGGGGCACCACGTGGGAGCGTCCGTTTACGAGGCGCACGGCGTAACCGGCATCGGCCGACTCCGTCAGGTGGGTGTTATGGGTGACCATGATGATTTGCCGCGCGAAGAGGTCGCTGACCGACTGCAGGAACTGGACGACGGGCACGATGTAGTCCTCGCTCACGTGCTTGGCCGGCTCGTCGAGGATGAGCGGCCCGGGGAGGGGCGGTTTGAGGGCCTGCAGCAGGGCGACGCGCAACGCGAGGGAAACCACGTCCACCACGCCCCCGCCACGGGCGTCCTGCGGCCTCGTGACGACCGGCACGCCGTCCGCCTCGGACACCACATAGAATTCCGCGACGGGTTTGCCGCCGTGCTCGCCCACCTCCACCTCGAAGCGCAAGCCCGGCCCGAACACGTATTGCAGGGCATTGGTGACGAGCATGGCCAGCTGCTGGCGCGCCTGCTCGCGGGCGTACGCGCCCGTCTCCTGCAGCAGGATGCGCGTCTGCTCGTACAGCTCCCGTCGGCGGCGGGCGTCTTCCCACGCCGCTTGCCGCTCGCGGAGGTCGCGCAAGAGGGCTTCCTGTTTGCCCTCCAGGCGGGCCAGGCGCTCCCGGGCCCGGCGCTGCGCCTCGCGCAGCCGCTCCAGCTCGGCGCTGAGCGCGGCGCTCATTTCTCCACCAGCTCCTTCGGAATGTGCTGCCAGGCCTCGGCAAGAAGGCGCTCAATTTCCCGCTCCAGTTGCGCAATCTCCTCGTCGAGGCGCTCAGGCGCGACCCCCAGTTCGTCCAGTTCGCGCAGAATCTCGTTGCGCTGGGCCTCGAGTTGCTCGAGGCGCGCCTCGGCGCGGTAGCGGAGGTTCTTCGCCTTCTCTATGGCCTCC
This Calditerricola satsumensis DNA region includes the following protein-coding sequences:
- a CDS encoding ATP-binding protein codes for the protein MSAALSAELERLREAQRRARERLARLEGKQEALLRDLRERQAAWEDARRRRELYEQTRILLQETGAYAREQARQQLAMLVTNALQYVFGPGLRFEVEVGEHGGKPVAEFYVVSEADGVPVVTRPQDARGGGVVDVVSLALRVALLQALKPPLPGPLILDEPAKHVSEDYIVPVVQFLQSVSDLFARQIIMVTHNTHLTESADAGYAVRLVNGRSHVVPLRQPPVTHEKI